From the Euphorbia lathyris chromosome 6, ddEupLath1.1, whole genome shotgun sequence genome, one window contains:
- the LOC136232862 gene encoding proteinaceous RNase P 1, chloroplastic/mitochondrial, producing the protein MLRGSSFAPSFNRTYPFFSFFNKVPLLSTSKDNCCRFYRPLVRNHSRFIIKPVKNIQACNFPADRRAHVCMFTVSATPKIYESSGPAKTKVSHKSMRKARRESPEGVLRSKLNICSKKGDLVEALRLYDEARCNSVQLNQQHYNMVLYLCSSGSPDELNGDGVSADVSCFGSKRGFEIFQQMIIDKVAPNEATFTNVARLALGMEDPEMAFDLIKHMKSFNIPPKLRSYEPALFGFCKRGMADRAYEVDAHMAESGVMPEEAELCALLKVSADANRPYKVYEILHRLRATVRQVTDSTFGVIEEWFKSGNASNIGKENWDASKVREAVVKGGGGWHGQGWLGSGQWRVIRTQIDEKGVCPSCSEEIACIDIDPKETENFATSLANLACQREVTADFVRFQEWLQLHGPFDAIVDGANLGLINQKTFSFSQLNSVVGKLRQMNPSKKLPLVILHRNRVTRGPALNPNNQQLLDFWKKSGALYATPAGSNDDWYWLYAAVSCKCLLVTNDEMRDHLFQLLGTSFFPRWKEKHQVRLSVSRSGIALRMPPPYSIVIQESENGGWHVPTATGDDLEAPRQWLCATRATNKTTSTLKS; encoded by the exons ATGCTGCGTGGAAGCTCTTTTGCTCCCTCTTTTAATAGAACCTATCCTTTCTTCTCATTCTTCAACAAAGTCCCATTATTGTCAACTTCCAAAGATAATTGCTGCCGGTTCTACCGTCCACTTGTCCGAAATCACTCTCGTTTTATCATCAAACctgttaaaaatattcaagcATGTAATTTCCCAGCAGATAGAAGAGCACATGTTTGCATGTTTACAGTGTCTGCAACTCCAAAAATTTATGAATCCTCTGGACCAGCTAAAACTAAGGTTTCCCACAAATCAATGAGGAAAGCACGCCGAGAATCACCCGAAGGAGTACTTAGATCAAAGCTAAATATCTGCTCAAAGAAGGGAGATCTTGTAGAAGCCCTTCGCTTGTATGATGAGGCACGATGTAATAGTGTCCAGCTTAATCAGCAACACTACAATATGGTGCTCTATTTGTGTTCTTCTGGTTCACCTGATGAATTGAATGGAGATGGGGTTAGTGCAGATGTCTCTTGTTTTGGTTCAAAAAGGGGTTTTGAGATTTTTCAGCAAATGATTATTGATAAAGTTGCACCAAATGAAGCTACTTTTACAAATGTTGCAAGGCTGGCTCTAGGGATGGAAGACCCAGAGATGGCCTTTGACTTGATTAAGCATATGAAAAGTTTTAACATCCCACCAAAACTGCGTTCATATGAGCCTGCGTTGTTTGGATTCTGCAAGAGGGGGATGGCTGATAGAGCTTATGAAGTTGATGCACACATGGCTGAATCAGGGGTGATGCCAGAAGAGGCTGAACTTTGTGCTCTCTTAAAAGTTAGTGCTGATGCAAACAGGCCTTACAAGGTGTACGAAATACTGCATCGCCTGCGAGCCACTGTCAGGCAAGTAACAGATTCAACTTTTGGGGTTATTGAGGAATGGTTCAAGTCTGGGAATGCTTCAAATATCGGGAAGGAAAACTGGGATGCAAGCAAGGTAAGGGAAGCGGTTGTCAAAGGAGGTGGAGGATGGCATGGACAAGGGTGGCTGGGAAGTGGACAATGGAGAGTGATCAGGACTCAAATTGATGAGAAGGGTGTCTGTCCATCTTGTAGTGAGGAGATTGCTTGTATCGATATAGATCCAAAAGAGACGGAGAACTTTGCTACCTCATTAGCTAACTTGGCTTGCCAAAGAGAGGTTACGGCTGACTTTGTTCGATTCCAG GAGTGGTTACAACTGCATGGTCCATTTGATGCGATTGTAGATGGAGCCAATCTGGGGCTTATCAATCAAAAGACTTTCAGCTTTTCCCAG CTTAATTCTGTGGTAGGAAAACTGCGTCAAATGAACCCATCAAAGAAGTTGCCACTTGTTATTTTGCACAGAAATCGGGTAACTAGAGGTCCAGCCCTGAATCCTAACAATCAGCAGTTGCTAGACTTCTGGAAAAAATCTGGTGCACTTTATGCCACTCCTGCTGGTTCAAACGATGATTG GTATTGGTTATATGCTGCAGTTAGCTGTAAGTGTTTGCTGGTGACTAATGACGAGATGAGGGACCACTTGTTCCAGTTGCTAGGAACTTCCTTTTTTCCAAGATGGAAGGAGAAACATCAG GTTCGGCTGTCTGTATCAAGAAGTGGAATCGCTCTCCGCATGCCTCCACCATATTCGATTGTTATTCAG GAGTCTGAAAATGGTGGTTGGCATGTTCCAACAGCTACGGGCGATGATCTTGAAGCACCGAGGCAGTGGTTGTGTGCCACCAGAGCAACGAATAAAACTACATCCACTCTAAAGTCATGA